The sequence CATGTCGGGATGCTTGGCATGCACCCGGTCCAGCACGCTCCAGATCAGGTGGTGATCGTTGCAGTCGGCTCCGCCGGAGAACGCGATCCGCGGTCCCTGCGGCAGCATGATCTCGGTCTCGGCGCGGCGGCGAGCGGCCAGGAAATCGCGGCTGTCGATCATGGCGGCGGTCAGCGTGCTGCGGGTCACGAGCGAACCCGCGCGGGGGCGCCAGGCCGAGCCGGTGTGCGCTTCGAAGTGCTGGATCGCCAGTTCGCGCATGGACTCGAGGGCGTTGCGCCGGTCGATCAGGCCCCGTCCCTCGTCGAGGAGGTCTTCGAGTTCGACCGAGCGAACTTCCGAGCCGTCCTGCTCCGACTGGCTGCGCTTTTGCGCATGCTCGTTCTGGTCCAGGCGGCGTTCGAGCCGATCGACCGTTCGATGAAACAGATTGACGGCGGACCAGAGGAGTTCGCCAAGATCCGTCTCCAGGCTGGTGTCGACGCAAGCCGTGACCAGGGCGTCGAAGATGTCGCTGATCGCCGCCTGAACAGTCTTTTCGTCCGGTACGCCCGCCGCATGGCCGGAAGTGTTTGAGTTCAGCCCGAACAGCTGCGCGCGATCGAGCACGGCGGCCGTTTGTGAAACCTCGTGCTCCGGCTCCTGATCGATGAAGTCCAGGGGATCGTCCATAGTGCTTGCCCTTCGCGTCTGGCCGCGCCCATCGCGGCCGTTTGCGGCGCGGCGAAGAGCGGGGGCGCAGTGAACCGGCACCCCCGGCCACGGGCCGGTGGCCGGCGGCCGGAGCGGCAGCGAAGGACGGCGTAGCCGCGCCATTTTGCCTGGCGATGCAAAGGCGGCCCTCTTTCGGCCGCCGGCGGAAAATGGCGCGGCGCAGCCGTTGCCGGACCGCTGCGCCTCCGCTCCGATCGCAAGCTCAAAGAAAGGCAGCATGGGGCGGTCGGGCGCGATGGCCAGCCTTATCGCCGCCAGGCCGGACGCGGTCAGCCCGAAATCAGGTGCGGCGCAGCAAAACGGTTCAGGTCGGCCGGGTCGATCTGGGTGGCAAGATGGGCATGGAGTCCCTTCGCGCCATGCCGGGCGAGATCGGCGTTGAAATCATCGAGCGCGGGCTCAAGGACGAGCACACCGATTCCAGCCTTTTGCGCGCGCAAGGCCAGACGATCCGTGGCCAGGAAGCCCGCCGAATCGGCGTCGCGGGCGATGTAGAGGCGCTTCAGGCCAGGCGACCACTCGACCAGCGCGAGATGGTTGGCTGACAAGGCCGCGGCCATGGGCATGCGGGGAAGGACTTGCCGCAGAGACAGGACGGTCTCGATTCCCTCGCCAACGGCCATAACCTCATGGGCCAGGCCGAAACGAACAGCGTTGCCAAGCAGACGGCCCATGGCCCGGCGCGGTGATGGCACGTCGGCCTTGTCCTTCGTGCGCCAGTCGAGCCAGGTCCGGTGAACACCGCAAATCTGGCCCTCCAGATCGGTCACCGCGGCGATCATCGCCGGCGTCACCCGCCGCTCGCCCGGGAGGGCCTCGCCAGGTTCCGCGACGCGCCAGCACCGTGG is a genomic window of Phenylobacterium montanum containing:
- a CDS encoding DUF7146 domain-containing protein; this translates as MIDSAAELSKRLADRAEAVCRCYLSKGRRAGAYWVVGDVANSPGRSLYVRLHKTHDGAPAGKWTDAATGEHGDLLDLIGRRLALASLHEVLAEARRFLGEAEPTPITEASGYASVAKDRSAASRRLFAMAGPIQGTLAADYLRGRGILDLRGCASLRFHPRCWRVAEPGEALPGERRVTPAMIAAVTDLEGQICGVHRTWLDWRTKDKADVPSPRRAMGRLLGNAVRFGLAHEVMAVGEGIETVLSLRQVLPRMPMAAALSANHLALVEWSPGLKRLYIARDADSAGFLATDRLALRAQKAGIGVLVLEPALDDFNADLARHGAKGLHAHLATQIDPADLNRFAAPHLISG
- a CDS encoding DUF2493 domain-containing protein encodes the protein MDDPLDFIDQEPEHEVSQTAAVLDRAQLFGLNSNTSGHAAGVPDEKTVQAAISDIFDALVTACVDTSLETDLGELLWSAVNLFHRTVDRLERRLDQNEHAQKRSQSEQDGSEVRSVELEDLLDEGRGLIDRRNALESMRELAIQHFEAHTGSAWRPRAGSLVTRSTLTAAMIDSRDFLAARRRAETEIMLPQGPRIAFSGGADCNDHHLIWSVLDRVHAKHPDMVLLHGGASTGAELIAAKWAATRGVVEVAFRPDFKTHSKRAAPMKRNDVVLAQSPIGVVVFPGGGIQDNLADKARKLGVPVFDFRRRGGA